The DNA window CCACGATGGAGGCAGGGACAGGCATTTGCTTTGACTATGCTTCCCTGATGACCGCACTGCTCCGCTCCCAGCATATCCCCACAAAACTGGAGGTTGGATATTCGGGAGAAGCCTATCACGCCTGGATCAGCGTATATCTGGACGAGGTTGGCTGGGTAGACAATATCATAGAATTTGACGGGAAAGACTGGTCCCTGATGGATCCCACCCTTGCCGCCAGCAACAGTGCCGACTCGGTGAAAAAATACATCGGTGACGGCAGCAACTACACCGTAAAATATTCCTACTGATTCAGGGAGGTTCTTATGAATAAAAAACAACAGCCATTTTTTAACCCGGAACTTTCCGGTTTTTGTTCCCAGATGGCGATGATCCTTCATTCCGGTATCTCACCACTGGAAGGAATCACTATTATGCTGGAAGATTCCACATCCGAACAGGAAAAAGAAATTCTCCAGAAAATCCTGGATACCCTGATGGAAACTGCCGACTTTTCTCTTTCTCTGAAAGAAACCGGCTTATTTCCGTCCTATCTCGTTCATATGGTACAGATCGGTGAGGAGACCGGTACTCTCGACGAAGTAATGTCCGCACTCGGTGAACACTATGAACGCGAGGACAGTATCGCCAAAAGTATCCGCAACGCAGTGACTTACCCGATGATCATGATCGGTATGATGCTGGTGGTCATTCTGGTGCTTCTCGTAAAAGTCATGCCGATCTTCAACCAGGTATTTGTCCAGTTGGGGACGGAGATGACTGGCTTTTCCGGTGCACTGATGCAGATCGGTAACGCCATCAGCCGCTATTCTGTAGTCCTGGTAGTTCTTCTTGCCGCCACCGCCGCTGCACTGTTTTTTGGAAGTCGT is part of the Blautia faecicola genome and encodes:
- a CDS encoding type II secretion system F family protein; its protein translation is MNKKQQPFFNPELSGFCSQMAMILHSGISPLEGITIMLEDSTSEQEKEILQKILDTLMETADFSLSLKETGLFPSYLVHMVQIGEETGTLDEVMSALGEHYEREDSIAKSIRNAVTYPMIMIGMMLVVILVLLVKVMPIFNQVFVQLGTEMTGFSGALMQIGNAISRYSVVLVVLLAATAAALFFGSRTEKGKAVLAKFAKHFRFFSSMAQQQAGCRFADVMNLALRSGLTPERGLELAAMLNQDPDFQIKLDDCQKQVNEGEDLSHALFTSGILTGTYARLASIGQKTGSMDQVMKQVSDMYQEEIDTRISNTLAVLEPSLIIGLSLIVGIILLSVMLPLMGIMSGI